The sequence CAGGCGCATCGAGCCGACCTCCGGGTGCTGGAAGTGCTTCTGGCCACCGCTGCGCGCCCGTACGTCGTAGCGCTCCCACAGCCGGGCGAACTCCGGGCTTTTCACCACGAGTTCGCCGACCAGCTGGGCCAGCTCCGGCATGTCCGGGTCGGCGCCCGCCATCGCCCGCAGGTGGGCCGCGCTGTGCGCCGCCATCCGCTCCCAGTCGTGGTAGAGCCTGCGGCCCATCGGGTGCAGGAACATATAGCGGGTGATGTTGCGGCGCTCCGCCGGCCAGTCCGTGATGCCGGGGAAGAGGCGCAGACCGGGCCGGTTGGCGGCCAGCAGATCGTTGGTGCGGCTGACGACGTAGGCGGGCGAGGGGCGCAGCGTCTCCAGCATGGTGCGCACCGACTCGCGCACCGTACGGGCCGGTCCCGCGCACGGCGCCGGTGTCTGGCCCGCGGCCAGCGCCGCCAGCTCGTGCAGCCGGTGCAGCGCGTCTCCGGACAGCCGGAGCGCCTCGCCGAGCGCGGCGACGACGGCGGGCGAGGGCCGGGTCTCGCGGCCGCGCTCCAGCCGCGTGTAGTAGTCGACGCTGACCCCGGCAAGCGTCGCCAGCTCCTCGCGGCGCAGCCCCGGCGTACGGCGGATGCCCGTGCCGGCGGGCAGGCCCACGTCCTGCGGGCGGATCTGCCCGCGGCGGGCGCGGAGGAAGCGGCCCAGTTCCGTACCTTCGCTCATCCGGCCATTTTCCCAGAGGGCCGCGCGGGGAGGGAGGCCGTACCAGGGCCAGGAACCGCGCTCCCCGGCGCGGCTCGGTCTGCCGCGGGCCGCCCGTGCCGGGCACGCTGCCGTCCGTAGCCGTCCCCGAACCCCTACCCGTATCGGTACCCGACTCCGTATCCGACAGGGGCGGCGCAGTGAGGAGCAGTGCACGATGAGCGTCACGCAATCCGGGCCGGGCACGGCAGTTGAGGCGGGGGCGGGTGAGCGGGGCGGGCCGGGGCGGCCGGGCTCCGCCACCGCGGCCCTGGTCGCCGCCGTCCTCGGATTCTTCGTCATCACGGTCGACGTCTCCGGCGTCACTATCGCGCTGCCCGCCGTGCGCGGAGACATCGGCGGCTCGATGTCCGGTCTCCAGTGGGTCGCCGACAGCTACACCCTGATGTTCGCGGCGCTGATGCTCTCCGCCGGTGCGCTCTCGGACGCGGTGGGTGCGCGGCGCGCGTACGGCTGGGGGCTCGGCGTCTTCACCCTCGCCTCGCTGGCCTGCGGGGCGGCGCCGACGCTCGGGGCGCTGACGGCGGCGCGGGTGGTGCAGGGGAGCGCGGCGGCGGTCATGGTGCCCGCCTCGCTGGCGCTGATCCGGCAGGCGTTCCCGGAGGCGGGTGCGCGGGCGCGGGCCATCGCCCTGTGGACGGTCGGCGGCGCGGTCGCGATGGCCGCCGGGCCCGTCCTGGGCGGGCTGCTCACCACGGAGTGGAGCTGGCGCGCCGTGTTCTGCCTCAACGCACCCGCCGGGCTCGCCGGTTTCCTGTTCCTGCTGCGGGCCGGGCGCTCCCCGAGGCGCCGCGCCGCGTTCGACCTGCCGGGGCAGTTGACGGCCGTACTGGCGCTGGCCGCACTGACCTTCGCCGTGATCGAGGGCGGGCACGCCGGACTCACCGGCACGGTGGCGGCCGCGGCCGGGGTCGCGGTGGTGTCCGGCGCCGGTTTCGTGGCCGTCGAGGCGCGGCGGCGCGCGCCGATGCTGCCGCTGGAGCTGTTCCGGCAGCGCGGCGTGACCGTGCCGGTCCTCGCGGGCTTCTGCCTGAACGCCGCCTTCTACGGGGTGGTGTTCGTCCTGAGCCTCTTCTTCCAGGAGCAGCGGGGGCAGTCGGCGCTCTCGGCCGGGCTGATGTTCGTGCCGATGGCGGCGGTCACCGCCTGCGCCAACTACCTCTCGCCGCGGGCCGTTTCCCGCTTCGGCCCGCGGACGGTGGTCGTCGTGGGGCTGCTGATCGCCGCGCTGGGCTGCGCCGGGCTGCGCACCGTCGACGTCGGCACGCCCGCGTGGGTGACCGCCCTGCTGATGATCCCGCTGGGCGTCGGCGGCTCCCTGGCCATGCCGGCGCTGACCTCCCTGATGCTCGACAGCGTCGCCGCCGAACGGGCCGGTACGGCCGCGGCGTTGCTCAACACCAGCCGCCAGACGGGCGGCGCGCTGAGCATCGCCGTCTTCGGCGCGCTCCTCGCCGGGAACTTCGCGCCGGGCATGCGGGAGAGCCTGCTGCTCGCCGCCTGCCTGATGGCGGCGACGGCGCTGGGTGCGGCGGCACTGCTGCCGCGCGGGAACCAGGGGGCGGTCAGGGGTGCATCCGGGCGCCCTTGAGCACCTTGTCGACCGCGTTGCGCGGCCCGTACACCGCCAGACCCACCAGATCCAACTGGTCCGTGGCCACGGCCCGTACCGCCGCGCGGTTGTCCCGGTCGTTGCCGGTGGTGAAGAGGTCGGAGGTGAACACCGACCGGCGCAGCGCACGGGACAGCGCGCGACCGTGGGCCGCGGTCAGCGTCTCCTTCGTCCCCTCGAAGACCAGGACCGGCTGGCGGAACATCGGCAGATACGGGGTGCCGTCGGCATCGGCGTACGGTTCGCCGATCACCTCGGGCAGCTCCGTACCGAGGCCGCTGATCAGGAACGCGGTCACGTTCAGCCGCTGCCAGGTCTCCAGGTCCTCGCGCAGCAGAACGGCGATCTTGGTGTCGAAGCGGACGGGGGTACGGACGGGGGTGCTGTCGTCGGTAGTCATGATCCGAGCCTGCCGACCGTCGCCGACCACCGTCTTGTACATTCCTGGCATGGTGGCCCGGCAGCAGGTTTCCGCATGGCGCCCGCAGGTCCCGGGTGTGGTGGAGGTCTTCCACGCGCATTTCACCGAGCACCGCTATCCGATGCACGTCCACGACGTATGGACCCTGCTCATCGTCGACGACGGCGCGGTCCGCTACGACCTGGACCGCCATGAGCGCGGCACCCCGCACGGCACGGTGTCCCTGCTCCCGCCGCAGGTCCCGCACAACGGCTCACCCGCCACCTCCCACGGCTTTCGCAAGCGGGTCCTCTACCTGGACCTGACCCAGCTGGACGAGAGCTTCATCGGCCCGGCGGTGGACGGCCCCGACCTCGCCGACGACCTGCTGCGCCGACGCATCGGACAGCTGCACCGCGCACTCGCCCACCGGGGCGACGAACTGGAGGCGCACAGCCGTCTCGCCCTCATCCGGGAACGGCTGCGCACCCACCTGCGGCCCCGGCTCGTCGCCGAGCGGCGCGCGCCCGACCCCGGGGTGGCGCACAGGCTGCGCGAACTCCTCGACGCGCGGCTGCTCCAGGGCGTCACCCTGGACGAGGCCGCCAAGCTGCTGCACGCCCACCCCACCCACCTGGTGCGGGCGTTCAGTGGCGCGTTCGGCATCGCCCCGCACCAGTACCTGACGGCCCGCCGGGTCGACCGCGCCCGTGGGCTGCTGCTCGACGGCCGGCCGCCCGGAGAGGTGGCGGCCGCCGCCGGCTTCTACGACCAGTCGCACCTGAACCGGCATTTCACCCGGCTGGTGGGCACCACCCCCGGGCGCTTCGGCGGTCGATGACCGTGCGGAGTTTGCCGCTGGTGGGGGTGCGTTCGAAGGCGAGCGTGGGGGCGGTCTCGACCGTGCAGGTCAGGAGCGCGTCCGGGCCGGCCGCCGAGCCGAGTTCCGGGATGTGGGCCAGCAGCGTCGCGCGGGCCGTGTCCGGATCCGGTGCATAGCGGCCGTCCAGCCGTACGGTCAGATGCTCGCGGTCGGGTTCGGAGGTCAGGACGATCTGCAACTCGCCCCGGTAGCCGAAGTGTTCCTCGGCGACCTGGGTGAAGCGGCGGTAGTGGAAGTGATAGGTGCCCATCCGGAACACCTCGCCGTACCGTCCCAGCAGTTCGATGCGCGGGGTGTGGCTGCCGCACGGGCAGGTCCCGTCCACGGCCCGGCCCAGGTCGCCGATCTCGTAGCGCTCCAGACGCTGGCCGGCCCGGGTCCGGGTGGTGAAGACCAGCCGTCCCGGCTGTCCGGCGGGGACCGGCACGTCCTCCTGAGGGTCGAGGATCTCCAGCGTGTGCAGCTCGGTCAGGATGTGGTGTTCGGTTCCCACGGCGTGGGTGCACTGGTAGCCCAGCGGCCCCAGGTCGGTGCTGCCGTATGCGGCGGACCGGATCAGCCGCACGCCGAACGTCTCGGTGAGGATGCGGCGTTGTTCGGTGGTGAAGTGCTCCCCGCCGTAGAACACCTTGCGGATACCGCCGTAGGAGCGCAGCCGCTCGCCCTGTGTGTGGAAGAGCTGCCACAGGTAGGACGGCATCCCGAAGAGGGTGTCGACCCGGTAGGCGACGAGGGCCTTGGCTATCTCCTCGTGGTCGGGGCCGGCGGCCATCGGGATCTGGGTGGCGTTCAGGCGCTCCAGGATGGAGAAGAAGCTGATGAAACTGCCGTACATGCCCCCGCAGAAGAAGAGGTTGGCGGCCCGGTCGCGGGCCGGGTCGAAGCCCGCGGCGAGCAGGCCGTGGGCCGAGGCGCGCATCTGCGTGTCGTAGTCGTCGCAGGTGAAGACGGACAGGGCCGGGGCGCCGGTGGTGCCTCCGCTGCGGAAGTAGAGCTGGGCGTGTTCGGGTGCGAGGGTACGCAGCTGGTCCTGGGCCGCCGCCTTGCCCATCAGCGGGCCGGTGGGCGCCGCGGGCGGCGCGGCGGGGGCGATCAGATCGTCCAGGCACGGGGTGGCGGCGAATGCGGCGCCGTCGGCCTGCACGCCGACCCGGCGGCTGTAGCGCTGGAGGGCGTAGACGCCGTCGTGGGGTTCGCCCGGGTAGCTGTCGAGCATCGCGCCGAGCGGGGTGATCCGCTGGACGCCCGCGGTGATGAGCGCCCGGGAGAGCGTGGCGATATCGGCGCGGCTGCCGCCGACCGAGGCGGTCTGGAGATAGCGGCGCATGGGCCGCAGCGTCGCGGTGATCTCCTGGCGGGGGAGCGGCTTGATCCAGACGGTGCGGTGCAGCGGGGAGGCGGCGAGGGCGGGACGGACGTCGGCGAAGACCCGCCAGCTTCCGTCGTCGGCGGTGATGACCCTGGTCAGCCCGAGATGCTGTTCGGCCCGGGCGACCAGTTCGGCGGTGGTGATCTCCGCATGCTCGGCCGCGTCCGCCGCGTCGTCGGACGGTGCGGGGAAGGCGGCGGAGACCTCGTCGAGCACGGCGGCGAACCGCGCCGCGAAGGCGAAGAGTTCAGTGGCCGGTTCGTCCGTCCCGGTATCGAGGTACACGACCTGCGGACTGGAGCACGCCTGCTGCTCGGCCCGGCAGACATCGGCGGCCAGCGCGGCGAGGCCGTCCCGGTCCGTCCACGCCTCGCGGGCGAGGTAGGCGAACGAGATCTTGTGGCCCCATTCGACGAGCCGGCACCCGGGCGGCACGAGGGCCGCGACCCCCTCCACGGCGTCCTCGCCGCCCCAGACGGCCACCGCGTCCGCGGGCGCGCACAGCAGCCGCATCAGGTCCTGGCGGCGGGAGGGGAAGTGCAGCGCGACGATCCGGCGGCCGACGGCACCGGTGGGGTCCGCGGCCGCGAGCTCGGCGAGCAGATGCCGGGTGAGCGGGGTGTCGTTCCGGCTGGTCTTGAGGACGTTCACATTGCCCGCGAGCAGGCCCTCCACGACGCTCAGCGGGGCGACCGTCGCGGCGTTGCCGGGGGCGATGTGGACCAGCAGGCCCACCGGGGCCCACGCCTCGTAGACCGTCTCCCGCGCGTCGGGGCGGGTGAACCGTTCGGGACGCGGCCCGCCGAGTTCGCGGCGCAGCTTGCGTTCCAGGGCCGGCCGGGCGAGGGCGTCCGCGAGCTCGGCGAGGGTGGCGGCGGCTTCCGCGGGGTCGGCGGCCGGGACGCCCTCGGTCGCGTGCGCGAGCAGCCGGGCGCGGACGTCACCGTCCGGATCGCGCAGGGCGCGGCTGAGCGTGTCGCAGGCCCTCAGCACCGTCTCGGTGGACAGCGGCTCCGCGAGGGTGCGTGCCACGATGCCGGGCAGTTCGGCGAGCCGATCGGCGACCTCGGCGTCGGCGATGAACGCGCCCTGCCAGAAGTGGAGTTGGCTGGTCATGACATTCCCTTCAGGAGTTCTGCGGCGGCCACCGCGCAGCTGCGGTTACGGCTCACCCCGGCGCGGCCGTGGATCGTGAACCACGGTGTGGCCAGGGGGCAGCCGCACTCCTCCCCGGGGTGCAGCGAGGCCAGGTCGCCCATCACGACGCTCTGCGCGGGGACCGAGGTGATGTACGGGGACACCAGGTGGAGGTAGCCGCGGGCGCCGTACGGCAGCGGTTGCAGGGTCCGGGTGTCGCGTACGGCGGCGCGGGACCAGACGGGCACATGCAGCCGGTGGTGTGCGCACTCGACGTACGGCACGCAGTGCTCGACGGACCCGTAGGTGTCGCGGATCCGCTCGCCGGGGACGCCGAGTTGCTCGGTCACCTGGTCGTAGAAGTCCGCCTTGCCGATCTGCCGGTCGGCATGGCCCTTCCAGCCGCCGCCGAG is a genomic window of Streptomyces gilvosporeus containing:
- a CDS encoding helix-turn-helix transcriptional regulator encodes the protein MSEGTELGRFLRARRGQIRPQDVGLPAGTGIRRTPGLRREELATLAGVSVDYYTRLERGRETRPSPAVVAALGEALRLSGDALHRLHELAALAAGQTPAPCAGPARTVRESVRTMLETLRPSPAYVVSRTNDLLAANRPGLRLFPGITDWPAERRNITRYMFLHPMGRRLYHDWERMAAHSAAHLRAMAGADPDMPELAQLVGELVVKSPEFARLWERYDVRARSGGQKHFQHPEVGSMRLTFEVMAIFRTDGQRLVTYQAPPDTPDHDAMLLLDMASPEEAELPEGAER
- a CDS encoding MFS transporter — its product is MSVTQSGPGTAVEAGAGERGGPGRPGSATAALVAAVLGFFVITVDVSGVTIALPAVRGDIGGSMSGLQWVADSYTLMFAALMLSAGALSDAVGARRAYGWGLGVFTLASLACGAAPTLGALTAARVVQGSAAAVMVPASLALIRQAFPEAGARARAIALWTVGGAVAMAAGPVLGGLLTTEWSWRAVFCLNAPAGLAGFLFLLRAGRSPRRRAAFDLPGQLTAVLALAALTFAVIEGGHAGLTGTVAAAAGVAVVSGAGFVAVEARRRAPMLPLELFRQRGVTVPVLAGFCLNAAFYGVVFVLSLFFQEQRGQSALSAGLMFVPMAAVTACANYLSPRAVSRFGPRTVVVVGLLIAALGCAGLRTVDVGTPAWVTALLMIPLGVGGSLAMPALTSLMLDSVAAERAGTAAALLNTSRQTGGALSIAVFGALLAGNFAPGMRESLLLAACLMAATALGAAALLPRGNQGAVRGASGRP
- a CDS encoding DUF2000 domain-containing protein, whose amino-acid sequence is MTTDDSTPVRTPVRFDTKIAVLLREDLETWQRLNVTAFLISGLGTELPEVIGEPYADADGTPYLPMFRQPVLVFEGTKETLTAAHGRALSRALRRSVFTSDLFTTGNDRDNRAAVRAVATDQLDLVGLAVYGPRNAVDKVLKGARMHP
- a CDS encoding helix-turn-helix domain-containing protein, whose protein sequence is MVARQQVSAWRPQVPGVVEVFHAHFTEHRYPMHVHDVWTLLIVDDGAVRYDLDRHERGTPHGTVSLLPPQVPHNGSPATSHGFRKRVLYLDLTQLDESFIGPAVDGPDLADDLLRRRIGQLHRALAHRGDELEAHSRLALIRERLRTHLRPRLVAERRAPDPGVAHRLRELLDARLLQGVTLDEAAKLLHAHPTHLVRAFSGAFGIAPHQYLTARRVDRARGLLLDGRPPGEVAAAAGFYDQSHLNRHFTRLVGTTPGRFGGR
- a CDS encoding acyl-CoA reductase, yielding MTSQLHFWQGAFIADAEVADRLAELPGIVARTLAEPLSTETVLRACDTLSRALRDPDGDVRARLLAHATEGVPAADPAEAAATLAELADALARPALERKLRRELGGPRPERFTRPDARETVYEAWAPVGLLVHIAPGNAATVAPLSVVEGLLAGNVNVLKTSRNDTPLTRHLLAELAAADPTGAVGRRIVALHFPSRRQDLMRLLCAPADAVAVWGGEDAVEGVAALVPPGCRLVEWGHKISFAYLAREAWTDRDGLAALAADVCRAEQQACSSPQVVYLDTGTDEPATELFAFAARFAAVLDEVSAAFPAPSDDAADAAEHAEITTAELVARAEQHLGLTRVITADDGSWRVFADVRPALAASPLHRTVWIKPLPRQEITATLRPMRRYLQTASVGGSRADIATLSRALITAGVQRITPLGAMLDSYPGEPHDGVYALQRYSRRVGVQADGAAFAATPCLDDLIAPAAPPAAPTGPLMGKAAAQDQLRTLAPEHAQLYFRSGGTTGAPALSVFTCDDYDTQMRASAHGLLAAGFDPARDRAANLFFCGGMYGSFISFFSILERLNATQIPMAAGPDHEEIAKALVAYRVDTLFGMPSYLWQLFHTQGERLRSYGGIRKVFYGGEHFTTEQRRILTETFGVRLIRSAAYGSTDLGPLGYQCTHAVGTEHHILTELHTLEILDPQEDVPVPAGQPGRLVFTTRTRAGQRLERYEIGDLGRAVDGTCPCGSHTPRIELLGRYGEVFRMGTYHFHYRRFTQVAEEHFGYRGELQIVLTSEPDREHLTVRLDGRYAPDPDTARATLLAHIPELGSAAGPDALLTCTVETAPTLAFERTPTSGKLRTVIDRRSARGWCPPAG